The Mycolicibacterium hassiacum DSM 44199 genome includes a window with the following:
- the qcrB gene encoding cytochrome bc1 complex cytochrome b subunit: MSSKLAERLAKQGDEIDSRYHPAAAVRRQLNKVFPTHWSFLLGEIALYSFIVLLITGVYLTLFFDPSMAEVTYNGVYQPLRGIHMSKAYESTLDISFEVRGGLFVRQVHHWAALLFAAAIMVHLARIFFTGAFRRPREANWVIGSLLLILAMFEGYFGYSLPDDLLSGIGLRAALSSITLGMPVIGTWLHWALFGGDFPCGGVGYDCTQDGFWIPRMYSLHILIVPGIILALIGIHLALVWFQKHTQFPGPGRTETNVVGVRVMPVFAVKSGAFFAITTGVLGLLGGLLQINPIWNLGPYKPSQVSAGSQPDFYMMWTEGLARIWPAWEFYPAGHTIPASTWVALIMGLVFVLLIVYPFIEKKITGDDAHHNLLQRPRDVPVRTAIGSAAIALYMVLTLSAMNDIIALKFHISLNATTWIGRIGMVVLPAIVYFIAYRWAVGLQRSDREVLEHGVETGIIKRLPHGAYIELHQPLGPVDEHGHPIPLEYQGAPVPKRMNKLGSAGVPATGSLLYPDPIEEHEALAEAAHAAELKALAALREHQSRLESSSNGEVDSRH; the protein is encoded by the coding sequence ATGAGTTCGAAACTTGCTGAGCGCCTAGCGAAACAAGGCGACGAGATCGATTCGCGTTACCACCCGGCTGCGGCGGTCCGGCGGCAGCTGAACAAGGTGTTCCCCACCCACTGGTCCTTCCTGCTGGGTGAGATCGCCCTGTACAGCTTCATCGTCCTGCTCATCACCGGCGTGTACCTGACGCTGTTCTTCGACCCGTCGATGGCCGAGGTCACCTACAACGGCGTCTACCAGCCGCTGCGCGGCATCCACATGTCGAAGGCCTACGAGTCGACCCTCGACATCAGCTTCGAGGTGCGCGGCGGCCTGTTCGTGCGGCAGGTCCACCACTGGGCAGCGCTGTTGTTCGCCGCGGCGATCATGGTGCACCTGGCGCGCATCTTCTTCACCGGAGCGTTCCGCCGGCCGCGCGAGGCGAACTGGGTGATCGGTTCGCTGCTGCTGATCCTGGCGATGTTCGAGGGCTACTTCGGCTACTCGCTGCCCGACGACCTGCTGTCGGGTATCGGCCTGCGGGCGGCGCTGAGCTCGATCACCCTCGGTATGCCGGTGATCGGCACCTGGCTGCACTGGGCGCTGTTCGGCGGCGACTTCCCCTGCGGCGGCGTGGGTTACGACTGCACCCAGGACGGCTTCTGGATCCCGCGGATGTACTCGCTGCACATCCTGATCGTCCCGGGCATCATCCTGGCGCTCATCGGTATCCACCTGGCCCTGGTGTGGTTCCAGAAGCACACCCAGTTCCCCGGCCCGGGCCGCACCGAGACCAACGTCGTCGGTGTGCGCGTCATGCCGGTGTTCGCGGTGAAGTCGGGCGCGTTCTTCGCGATCACCACCGGTGTGCTGGGCCTGCTGGGCGGCCTGCTGCAGATCAACCCGATCTGGAACCTGGGTCCCTACAAGCCGTCCCAGGTGTCGGCGGGTAGCCAGCCGGACTTCTACATGATGTGGACCGAGGGTCTGGCGCGTATCTGGCCGGCGTGGGAGTTCTACCCGGCTGGTCACACCATCCCGGCGTCGACCTGGGTCGCGCTGATCATGGGGCTGGTGTTCGTCCTGCTGATCGTCTACCCGTTCATCGAGAAGAAGATCACCGGCGATGACGCGCACCACAACCTGTTGCAGCGGCCCCGCGACGTGCCGGTGCGCACGGCGATCGGTTCCGCCGCGATCGCGCTGTACATGGTGCTGACCCTGTCGGCGATGAACGACATCATCGCGCTGAAGTTCCACATCTCGCTGAACGCGACCACCTGGATCGGCCGCATCGGCATGGTGGTGCTGCCGGCGATCGTGTACTTCATCGCCTACCGCTGGGCGGTCGGCCTGCAGCGCAGCGACCGCGAGGTGCTCGAGCACGGTGTCGAGACCGGCATCATCAAGCGGTTGCCGCACGGCGCCTACATCGAGCTGCATCAGCCGCTCGGCCCGGTGGACGAGCACGGTCATCCGATTCCGCTGGAATACCAGGGCGCTCCGGTGCCCAAGCGGATGAACAAGCTGGGGTCGGCCGGTGTTCCGGCCACCGGCAGCCTGCTCTACCCCGACCCGATCGAGGAACACGAGGCGCTGGCCGAGGCCGCACACGCGGCCGAGCTCAAGGCGCTCGCCGCGCTGCGCGAGCACCAGTCGCGGCTCGAGAGCTCGTCGAACGGCGAGGTCGACAGCAGGCACTGA
- the qcrA gene encoding cytochrome bc1 complex Rieske iron-sulfur subunit, whose amino-acid sequence MSDQTPKGTDAPGQTGVPGQPTDEQLASMSREELLELGGKLDGVEIVYKEDRWPVEGTKAEKRAERQVAYWLLLGGFSGLALLLVFLFWPWEYKPYGSEGEFLYSLTTPLYGLTFGLSILSIGIGAILYQKKFIPNEITIQERHDGASPEIHRKTVVANLTDALEGSTIKRRKLIGASLGLGLGAFGLGTLVAFIGGLVKNPWKPVVDTAEGKKAVLWTSGWTPRYPGETIYLARDTGNGTFVKVRPEDIDAGGMETVFPWRESDGDGTDPHSAHRLAQIAMGVRNPVMLIRLRPSDMPKVVKRKGQESFNFGEFFAFTKVCSHLGCPASLFEQQTNRILCPCHQSQFDALEYAKPVFGPAARALAQLPITIDKDGYFVANGDFIEPVGPAFWERKTT is encoded by the coding sequence ATGAGTGACCAAACCCCCAAGGGCACCGACGCTCCCGGCCAGACCGGGGTGCCGGGTCAGCCCACCGACGAGCAACTCGCGTCGATGTCGCGCGAGGAGCTGCTGGAACTCGGCGGCAAACTCGACGGCGTCGAAATCGTCTACAAGGAGGACCGCTGGCCGGTCGAAGGCACCAAGGCCGAGAAGCGGGCCGAGCGCCAGGTCGCGTACTGGCTTCTGCTGGGCGGATTCTCGGGCCTGGCCCTGCTGCTGGTCTTCCTGTTCTGGCCGTGGGAGTACAAGCCGTACGGCTCGGAGGGTGAGTTCCTCTACTCGCTGACCACGCCGCTGTACGGCCTGACGTTCGGCCTGTCGATCCTGTCGATCGGCATCGGCGCGATCCTGTATCAGAAGAAGTTCATCCCGAACGAGATCACCATCCAGGAGCGCCATGACGGCGCTTCCCCGGAGATCCACCGCAAGACGGTGGTGGCCAACCTCACCGACGCGCTCGAGGGCTCGACCATCAAGCGGCGCAAGTTGATCGGCGCCTCGCTCGGCCTGGGTCTGGGCGCGTTCGGCCTGGGCACCCTGGTGGCGTTCATCGGCGGCCTGGTCAAGAACCCGTGGAAGCCGGTGGTCGATACCGCCGAGGGCAAGAAGGCCGTGCTGTGGACCTCCGGGTGGACGCCGCGCTACCCGGGCGAGACCATCTACCTCGCCCGCGACACCGGTAACGGCACCTTCGTCAAGGTCCGTCCCGAGGACATCGACGCCGGCGGCATGGAGACGGTGTTCCCGTGGCGGGAATCCGATGGTGACGGCACCGATCCCCATTCGGCGCACCGGCTCGCCCAGATCGCGATGGGCGTGCGCAACCCGGTCATGTTGATCCGGCTGCGTCCCAGCGACATGCCGAAGGTCGTCAAGCGCAAGGGGCAGGAGAGCTTCAACTTCGGCGAGTTCTTCGCCTTCACCAAGGTCTGCTCGCACCTGGGCTGCCCGGCCTCGCTCTTCGAGCAGCAGACCAACCGCATCCTGTGCCCGTGCCACCAGTCGCAGTTCGACGCGCTGGAGTACGCGAAACCGGTTTTCGGCCCCGCTGCCCGCGCACTGGCGCAGCTGCCGATCACCATTGACAAGGACGGGTACTTTGTCGCCAACGGTGACTTCATCGAGCCCGTCGGGCCCGCGTTCTGGGAACGGAAGACAACATGA
- the qcrC gene encoding cytochrome bc1 complex diheme cytochrome c subunit encodes MTDKSRRRLRRRLSAALLLLVGLALAGGLAATLTPSPQVAVADESQQALLRIGKQLYDTSCVSCHGTNLQGVPDRGPSLIGVGEAAVYFQVSTGRMPAERGEAQAPSKPADFDAEQIEALGAYVQANGGGPTLIRNEHGDIDQQLYVGDDVARGGDLFRLNCASCHNFTGKGGALSSGKYAPDLGNAEPAQIYTAMLTGPQNMPKFSDRQLTPEEKRDIVAYVREMAETPSYGGYGLGGFGPAPEGMAVWIIGMVAVIAAALWIGARA; translated from the coding sequence ATGACCGACAAGTCGCGCCGTCGGCTGCGCCGGCGTCTATCAGCAGCACTGCTCCTGCTGGTCGGACTAGCACTCGCCGGGGGCCTGGCGGCGACATTGACACCATCGCCACAGGTGGCGGTCGCCGATGAGTCACAGCAGGCACTGCTGCGCATCGGCAAACAGCTTTACGACACGTCCTGCGTGTCCTGCCACGGCACCAACCTGCAGGGTGTGCCGGACCGGGGCCCGAGCCTAATCGGCGTCGGTGAGGCCGCGGTCTATTTCCAGGTTTCCACCGGCCGCATGCCCGCCGAGCGCGGTGAGGCCCAGGCGCCGTCCAAGCCCGCGGATTTCGACGCCGAGCAGATCGAGGCGCTCGGCGCGTACGTCCAGGCCAACGGCGGCGGCCCGACGCTGATCCGCAACGAGCACGGCGACATCGATCAGCAGCTCTACGTCGGCGACGACGTGGCACGCGGCGGTGACCTGTTCCGGCTCAACTGCGCGTCCTGCCACAACTTCACCGGCAAGGGCGGGGCGCTGTCGTCGGGCAAGTACGCACCCGACCTCGGAAACGCCGAACCGGCGCAGATTTACACCGCGATGCTGACCGGCCCGCAGAACATGCCCAAGTTCTCCGACCGCCAGCTCACCCCCGAGGAGAAGCGCGACATCGTTGCCTACGTGCGGGAGATGGCGGAGACGCCCAGCTACGGCGGCTACGGCCTCGGCGGGTTCGGCCCGGCCCCGGAGGGCATGGCGGTGTGGATCATCGGCATGGTGGCCGTCATTGCTGCGGCCCTGTGGATCGGAGCGCGAGCATGA
- the ctaE gene encoding aa3-type cytochrome oxidase subunit III, translating into MTSAVGTSGTAITSRVHSLNRPNMVSVGTIVWLSSELMFFAGLFAMYFTARSQSGGEWPPPPTELNLYQAVPVTLVLIASSFTCQMGVFAAEKGDVFGLRRWYVITFLMGLFFVLGQGYEYIHLVQHGTTISSSAYGSVFYLATGFHGLHVIGGLVAFVILIIRTRLSKFTPAQATAAIVVSYYWHFVDIVWIFLFGTIYFVS; encoded by the coding sequence GTGACGAGCGCTGTTGGTACCTCCGGAACCGCAATCACGTCGCGAGTACATTCGCTGAACCGCCCGAACATGGTCAGTGTGGGCACCATCGTTTGGCTGTCCAGCGAGCTCATGTTTTTTGCTGGGCTCTTCGCGATGTACTTCACCGCCCGCAGTCAGTCCGGTGGCGAGTGGCCGCCGCCGCCGACCGAGCTGAACCTCTACCAGGCGGTTCCGGTGACGCTGGTGCTCATCGCCTCATCGTTCACCTGCCAGATGGGCGTGTTCGCCGCCGAGAAGGGCGACGTCTTCGGGCTGCGCCGCTGGTACGTGATCACGTTCCTGATGGGCCTGTTCTTCGTCCTGGGCCAGGGCTACGAGTACATCCACCTCGTCCAGCACGGCACCACGATCTCCAGCAGCGCCTACGGGTCGGTGTTCTATCTGGCGACCGGCTTCCACGGCCTGCACGTGATCGGTGGTCTGGTGGCCTTCGTCATCCTGATCATCCGCACCAGGCTCAGTAAGTTCACCCCGGCACAGGCCACCGCGGCGATCGTCGTGTCCTACTACTGGCACTTCGTCGACATCGTGTGGATCTTCCTGTTCGGCACCATCTACTTCGTTTCTTAA
- the trpD gene encoding anthranilate phosphoribosyltransferase — protein sequence MGIGDNRRVTSADSLTWPQVLGRLTTGRTLAPGQAAWAMDQVMTGAATPAQIAAFAVAMKMKRPTSAEVTELADTMLKHARRVPTDRIGTATVDVVGTGGDGANTVNLSTMAAIVVAAAGVPVIKHGNRAASSLSGGADTLEALGVRIDLSPEDVARSVAEVGIGFAFAPLFHPSYRHAGAVRREIGVPTVFNLLGPLTNPATPRAGLIGCAWGDLAEVMAGVFAARGSSVLVVHGDDGLDELTTTTTSTIWRVQAGTVDRLTFDPAAFGFARAELSELVGGDAEANAREVREVLGGAKGAVRDAVVLNAAGALVAHAGLASDAQWVPAWEAGLERATRAIDSGAAEQLLARWVRFSRQI from the coding sequence CTGGGTATTGGCGATAATCGCCGGGTGACTTCCGCTGATTCCCTCACGTGGCCCCAGGTTCTCGGCCGACTCACCACTGGTCGGACGCTTGCTCCCGGGCAGGCGGCCTGGGCGATGGATCAGGTGATGACCGGTGCGGCGACACCGGCTCAGATCGCCGCGTTCGCGGTCGCCATGAAGATGAAGCGTCCCACGTCGGCGGAGGTCACCGAACTGGCCGACACCATGCTCAAACATGCGCGGCGGGTGCCGACCGATCGGATCGGGACCGCCACGGTCGACGTGGTGGGCACCGGCGGCGACGGCGCGAACACGGTGAACCTGTCGACGATGGCGGCCATCGTGGTGGCGGCGGCGGGCGTGCCGGTGATCAAACACGGCAACCGGGCGGCGTCGTCGTTGTCGGGCGGTGCCGACACCCTCGAGGCGCTGGGGGTGCGCATCGACCTGAGCCCGGAGGACGTCGCGCGCAGCGTCGCCGAGGTGGGTATCGGGTTCGCGTTCGCGCCGCTGTTCCATCCGTCCTACCGGCACGCCGGCGCGGTGCGCCGTGAGATCGGCGTGCCCACGGTGTTCAACCTGCTCGGCCCGCTGACCAACCCGGCCACCCCGCGGGCCGGTCTCATCGGGTGTGCGTGGGGAGATCTGGCCGAGGTGATGGCCGGGGTGTTCGCCGCACGCGGGTCGAGTGTGCTGGTGGTGCACGGCGACGACGGGCTCGATGAGCTGACCACCACGACCACCAGCACCATCTGGCGGGTGCAGGCGGGCACGGTGGACCGGCTGACGTTCGATCCGGCCGCGTTCGGGTTCGCGCGCGCGGAGTTGTCGGAGCTGGTCGGCGGGGACGCCGAGGCCAATGCCCGGGAGGTGCGCGAGGTGCTGGGCGGGGCCAAGGGGGCGGTCCGCGACGCGGTGGTGCTCAACGCGGCCGGCGCGTTGGTCGCCCACGCCGGGCTAGCCAGCGACGCTCAGTGGGTTCCGGCCTGGGAGGCCGGTCTGGAGCGGGCGACCCGGGCCATCGACTCCGGTGCGGCCGAGCAGCTGCTCGCGCGTTGGGTGCGGTTCAGCCGGCAGATCTGA
- the ripC gene encoding peptidoglycan hydrolase RipC yields MRLDRKQGITCVLKRPLVSVFIGLTVFAAIFAGGLVVPATQADPADDALAKLQELSRQAEQTTEAMHSAQLELDEKLAIQRAAEAKHAADVAALEAAKTQLAQLQAAVNKVAAAQYMGGRSDGFYALLTASSPQALIDQMSIQRIVATEMAEEIKRFREAGEKAALAEQASAKSAAEAKTAAEQAAAVRAELQSKQSQLQTQIAIVKAQYESLTPQQRQALAEMPPAPEPPQGPPNDDPAVVAAPSPIPPGDVAAPPNAPGGHAATVIQAALSRIGSPYAWGGAGPNAFDCSGLVMWAFQQAGISLPHSSQALARGGQPVPIDQMQPGDVVTYYSDASHAAIYIGDGLMVHASTYGSPVRVAPVNNAPIYNVRRY; encoded by the coding sequence TTGAGGCTCGACCGCAAGCAGGGAATCACTTGTGTGTTGAAGCGACCCCTTGTCAGCGTGTTCATCGGCTTGACGGTCTTTGCTGCGATATTCGCCGGCGGACTCGTTGTCCCGGCCACGCAGGCCGACCCCGCCGATGACGCGCTGGCCAAACTGCAGGAGCTGTCTCGACAGGCCGAACAGACCACCGAGGCCATGCACTCGGCCCAGCTGGAGCTCGACGAGAAGTTGGCTATCCAGCGCGCGGCCGAGGCCAAACACGCTGCGGACGTCGCGGCGCTGGAGGCCGCCAAGACCCAGTTGGCGCAGCTGCAGGCCGCTGTCAACAAGGTGGCGGCGGCCCAGTACATGGGCGGCCGTTCGGACGGCTTCTACGCGCTGCTGACCGCCAGCTCGCCGCAGGCGCTGATCGACCAGATGTCGATCCAGCGGATCGTGGCCACCGAGATGGCCGAGGAGATCAAGCGTTTCCGTGAAGCCGGCGAGAAGGCCGCGCTCGCCGAGCAGGCGTCGGCCAAGTCGGCGGCCGAAGCCAAGACGGCGGCAGAACAGGCCGCCGCGGTGCGCGCCGAACTGCAGTCCAAGCAGAGCCAGCTGCAGACCCAGATCGCCATCGTCAAGGCGCAGTACGAATCGCTGACTCCCCAGCAGCGCCAGGCGCTGGCCGAGATGCCGCCCGCGCCCGAGCCGCCGCAGGGCCCGCCGAACGACGATCCGGCGGTGGTGGCCGCGCCGAGCCCCATCCCGCCGGGGGATGTGGCCGCGCCGCCGAACGCGCCGGGTGGTCACGCCGCCACGGTGATTCAGGCCGCGTTGAGCCGCATCGGGTCACCCTATGCCTGGGGTGGGGCGGGCCCGAACGCGTTCGACTGCTCCGGGCTGGTCATGTGGGCGTTCCAGCAGGCCGGCATCTCGCTGCCGCACTCCAGCCAGGCGCTGGCCCGCGGCGGTCAACCGGTTCCGATCGACCAGATGCAGCCGGGCGATGTGGTGACCTATTACTCCGATGCGTCGCACGCCGCCATCTACATCGGCGACGGTCTGATGGTGCACGCGTCGACCTACGGCTCGCCGGTGCGTGTGGCCCCGGTGAACAATGCCCCGATCTACAACGTCCGCCGGTACTGA
- a CDS encoding peptidase, whose product MPRSTTSAGTEPVGRRFAVRSPRRSTVAALLITELIGALLLVGRGVPPPVAPSAQSAPAAPVATSAGSAEGWPTSSVTLRDGRVAQLVATGAGSAGLLARIAAELDDAADAVSAFWGPQWRRDIVIVAAATDEQFAAVGGDGHTAATTTARQITFAPRAAAMSTASLRIVLRHELFHYAARADTAADAPRWLTEGVADYVARPSAPVPVGGPVTPSRLPTDADLDGPDRSAAYDRAWSFARFVADNYGPSTLRALYRRACGPGHPDPATAVRDTLGADLDTVQADWRRWLAGGLR is encoded by the coding sequence ATGCCCCGATCTACAACGTCCGCCGGTACTGAGCCCGTCGGTCGCAGGTTCGCCGTTCGGTCGCCCCGGCGCAGCACGGTCGCGGCGCTGCTGATCACCGAACTGATCGGCGCTCTGCTGCTGGTGGGCCGGGGTGTCCCGCCCCCGGTGGCGCCGAGCGCGCAGTCGGCGCCCGCAGCGCCGGTGGCGACGTCGGCGGGGTCGGCCGAGGGCTGGCCCACCTCGTCGGTGACGCTGCGCGACGGGCGGGTAGCGCAACTGGTCGCCACGGGGGCCGGCTCCGCCGGGCTGTTGGCCCGGATCGCCGCCGAACTCGACGACGCCGCCGACGCGGTGAGCGCCTTCTGGGGTCCGCAGTGGCGCCGCGACATCGTCATCGTGGCCGCCGCCACCGACGAGCAGTTCGCGGCCGTCGGCGGTGACGGGCACACCGCGGCCACCACCACCGCCCGGCAGATCACCTTCGCCCCGCGGGCCGCCGCGATGAGTACGGCATCATTGCGGATCGTGTTGCGCCACGAACTGTTCCACTATGCGGCGCGAGCCGACACGGCCGCCGACGCCCCGCGCTGGCTGACCGAGGGGGTCGCCGACTACGTCGCGCGTCCGTCCGCGCCGGTGCCGGTCGGCGGGCCGGTCACGCCGTCGCGGTTGCCCACCGACGCCGATCTCGACGGCCCGGACCGGTCGGCTGCCTACGACCGGGCCTGGTCGTTCGCCCGCTTCGTCGCCGACAACTACGGTCCGTCGACGCTGCGGGCGCTGTATCGGCGGGCCTGCGGACCCGGCCACCCCGATCCGGCGACCGCGGTGCGTGACACGCTCGGCGCCGACCTCGACACCGTGCAGGCCGACTGGCGGCGATGGCTGGCAGGTGGCTTGCGATGA
- a CDS encoding glycosyltransferase family 4 protein → MSRVLLVTNDFPPRRGGIQSYLHELVCQLVATGDHQVLVYAPRWKGAEKFDAEARASGYEVVRHPTTLMLPVPTVARRMKRLIKRHRAETVWFGAAAPLALLAPQARAAGARRVIASTHGHEVGWSMLPVARNVLRRIGNTTDVITYVSRYTRNRFASAFGPRAALEHLPPGVDVQRFAPDEVARAELRARYGLDDRPVVVCVSRLVPRKGQDMLIRALPAIRQRVPEAALVIVGGGPYRNTLHRLAHSFRVHEHVVFTDAVPATDLPAHYAMGDVFAMPCRTRGAGLDVEGFGIVFLEASACGVPVVAGRSGGAPETVVDGTTGVVVNGWDVGEIAAAITDLLIDRRRAARMGAAGRRWVVDNFGWHTQAERLAAWL, encoded by the coding sequence ATGAGTCGAGTTCTGTTGGTGACCAACGACTTTCCTCCTCGACGCGGCGGTATCCAGTCGTATCTGCACGAGTTGGTGTGCCAACTCGTCGCGACCGGCGATCATCAGGTGCTGGTCTACGCGCCGCGGTGGAAGGGCGCCGAGAAGTTCGACGCCGAGGCCCGTGCGTCCGGCTACGAGGTGGTCCGGCACCCGACCACGTTGATGCTGCCGGTGCCGACGGTGGCCCGGCGGATGAAGCGGCTGATCAAGCGGCATCGCGCCGAGACGGTGTGGTTCGGCGCGGCGGCGCCGCTGGCGCTGCTCGCGCCGCAGGCCCGCGCCGCCGGTGCCCGCCGGGTGATCGCCAGCACCCACGGGCACGAGGTGGGTTGGTCGATGCTGCCGGTCGCGCGGAATGTGTTGCGCCGCATTGGAAACACCACTGACGTAATCACCTATGTGAGCCGCTACACCCGTAACCGGTTCGCGTCGGCGTTCGGTCCGCGGGCCGCGCTCGAACACCTTCCGCCCGGCGTGGATGTGCAGCGGTTCGCTCCCGACGAGGTGGCGCGCGCCGAGCTGCGGGCCCGATACGGTCTGGACGACCGGCCGGTGGTGGTGTGCGTGTCGCGGCTGGTGCCGCGCAAGGGGCAGGACATGCTGATCCGGGCGCTGCCGGCGATCCGTCAGCGGGTGCCCGAGGCCGCGCTGGTGATCGTCGGCGGCGGGCCCTACCGCAACACCCTGCACCGGCTGGCACACAGTTTCCGGGTGCACGAGCATGTGGTGTTCACCGACGCGGTTCCGGCGACCGACCTGCCCGCGCACTACGCGATGGGCGACGTGTTCGCGATGCCGTGCCGCACCCGCGGCGCCGGCCTGGACGTCGAGGGGTTCGGCATCGTGTTCCTCGAGGCGTCGGCCTGCGGGGTGCCGGTGGTGGCCGGCCGCTCCGGCGGCGCACCGGAGACCGTCGTCGACGGCACCACCGGTGTGGTGGTCAACGGCTGGGACGTCGGCGAGATCGCCGCGGCCATCACCGATCTGCTGATCGACCGGCGCCGGGCGGCGCGCATGGGGGCGGCGGGCCGGCGCTGGGTGGTCGACAACTTCGGCTGGCACACCCAGGCGGAGCGGCTCGCGGCCTGGCTGTAG
- a CDS encoding AMP-dependent synthetase/ligase, which yields MREFSVPAPFTVGEHDNVVSSVFSHERDDPDHVIFQRLVDGNWTDVTCKEAAEQIRAAALGLIAEGVQPGDRVALLSATRYEWPIIDFAILAIGALTVPIYETSSVEQIRFVLENSEAVLIFAETDEHADRVEQIAGALPKLRKVFRIAGSGTPALEALAEAGRSVDPSELDKRLAAIRSSDPATLIYTSGTTGRPKGCQLTHSNLVYEVRGAKACFPDLLGKGEKMLVFLPLAHVLARAITMAAFVNKVTLGFTSDIKNLVPLFAVFKPTLVVSVPRVFEKVYNTAEQNAENDGKGRIFAIAARTAIDYSRALDSGGPGLLLRLRHALFDKLVYGKLRNALGGECHAAISGGAPLGERLGHFYRGVGLTIYEGYGLTETSAAITVNRIDDLKVGTVGKLLPGNSMRLSEDNELLVRGGVVFNGYWRNEAETQAAFTDGWFHTGDLGSIDDDGFLKIIGRKKEIIVTAGGKNVAPAILEDQLRAHPLISQAMAVGDGKPFIAALVTIDPEAIEGWKERNGKNPSATVADLVNDPDLRAEIDLAIKEANQAVSKAEAIRKFRILPVDFTEATGELTPTLKLKRKVIVEKFAADIEALYSAD from the coding sequence GTGCGTGAGTTCAGTGTCCCTGCACCGTTCACCGTGGGCGAGCATGACAACGTCGTCAGCTCGGTGTTCAGCCACGAGCGCGACGATCCCGACCACGTCATCTTCCAGCGACTCGTCGACGGGAACTGGACCGACGTCACCTGCAAAGAGGCCGCCGAACAGATCCGTGCCGCGGCCCTGGGGCTGATCGCCGAGGGCGTACAGCCGGGTGACCGGGTCGCCCTGCTGTCGGCGACCCGCTACGAATGGCCGATCATCGACTTCGCGATCCTGGCCATCGGTGCGCTCACCGTGCCGATCTACGAGACCAGCTCGGTCGAGCAGATCCGGTTCGTGCTGGAGAACTCCGAGGCCGTGCTGATCTTCGCCGAGACCGACGAGCACGCCGACCGGGTCGAGCAGATCGCGGGTGCCCTGCCGAAACTGCGCAAGGTGTTCCGCATCGCCGGGTCGGGCACACCCGCGCTGGAGGCGCTGGCCGAAGCGGGCAGATCGGTCGATCCGAGCGAACTCGACAAGCGGCTCGCGGCGATCCGCTCCTCCGATCCGGCCACCCTGATCTACACCTCGGGCACCACCGGTCGGCCCAAAGGCTGCCAGCTCACCCACTCCAACCTGGTCTACGAGGTCCGCGGCGCCAAGGCGTGCTTCCCGGACCTGCTGGGCAAGGGCGAAAAGATGCTGGTGTTCCTGCCGCTGGCGCATGTGCTCGCCCGCGCCATCACCATGGCCGCGTTCGTCAACAAGGTCACCCTCGGGTTCACCAGCGACATCAAGAACCTGGTGCCATTGTTCGCGGTGTTCAAACCCACGCTGGTGGTGTCGGTGCCGCGGGTGTTCGAGAAGGTGTACAACACCGCCGAGCAGAACGCCGAAAACGACGGCAAGGGACGCATTTTCGCGATCGCAGCCAGGACCGCGATCGACTACAGCAGAGCGCTCGACAGCGGCGGCCCCGGGTTGTTGCTGCGGCTGCGTCACGCGCTGTTCGACAAGCTGGTGTACGGCAAACTGCGCAACGCGCTCGGCGGCGAATGCCACGCGGCGATCTCCGGCGGCGCTCCGCTGGGCGAGCGGCTCGGGCACTTCTACCGCGGTGTCGGGTTGACCATCTACGAGGGGTACGGGCTGACCGAGACCAGCGCGGCCATCACCGTCAACCGGATCGACGACCTCAAGGTCGGCACGGTGGGCAAACTGCTGCCCGGCAACAGCATGCGCCTGTCGGAGGACAACGAGCTGCTGGTCCGCGGCGGAGTGGTGTTCAACGGCTACTGGCGCAACGAGGCCGAGACCCAGGCGGCGTTCACCGACGGCTGGTTCCACACCGGTGACCTCGGATCGATCGACGACGACGGCTTCCTGAAGATCATCGGCCGCAAGAAGGAGATCATCGTGACCGCGGGCGGCAAGAACGTCGCCCCGGCGATCCTCGAGGACCAGCTGCGCGCGCATCCGCTGATCAGCCAGGCGATGGCGGTGGGCGACGGTAAGCCGTTCATCGCGGCGCTGGTTACCATCGACCCCGAGGCGATCGAGGGCTGGAAGGAGCGCAACGGCAAGAACCCGTCGGCGACGGTGGCCGACCTGGTCAACGATCCGGACCTGCGCGCCGAGATCGACCTGGCCATCAAGGAGGCCAACCAGGCCGTGTCGAAGGCCGAGGCGATCCGCAAGTTCCGCATCCTGCCGGTCGACTTCACCGAGGCCACCGGCGAGCTCACGCCGACCCTGAAGCTCAAGCGCAAGGTGATCGTCGAGAAGTTCGCCGCCGACATCGAGGCGCTCTACTCCGCCGACTGA